In a single window of the Terriglobales bacterium genome:
- a CDS encoding M3 family metallopeptidase codes for MRAHLRLTWLLLLLASSAQAADSVEARLSAKEEKLEQLYAEYWRTDYRIALGEKNLSILPLKKRIRAVVSDPIFYRQLQAAKFSDPVLARRRELFLREAVYTNIFADPQLAALVEGIERDEDALRYRVGSKRLTRAELNNTLAHSPDRKLRRQCWEARSQVTAVTGRRIQRAMRMRIALARRHAHRPFPEFMLEYKGIGNQKALLDSFEQIRIQTEAPYRQLLERIRAELKVEKVEPWDLDYFFSTLTGDFEQKLFIPEATWPQIKQAGSSLGYDFDRLPVEVKIADITFGGGTYPIFYGKEVKILVNKYTGLRFTDTLLHESGHGLHYSFSNESSFILRSTYAEPFDEGLGQVMALMLYRTEVATRYFGLSPEQARLVQERYRLKNLLDLRETIADSVFEFEAYANPDQDLDALYNRIYSRYIGVEMHGTRPWAFDPFYSTGPIYLQSYVLAEMVGWQVHHALDQKFGRNWDAQTGAFLRKKFFSRGGLLTLDQIMQEGTGEPLNPKYMIESLKAPER; via the coding sequence ATGCGCGCCCACTTGCGCTTGACGTGGCTCTTGCTACTGCTTGCATCCTCCGCCCAGGCGGCGGATTCCGTCGAAGCCCGCCTCAGCGCCAAGGAAGAAAAGCTCGAGCAGCTTTACGCCGAGTACTGGCGCACCGACTATCGCATCGCTCTGGGCGAGAAGAACCTCTCCATCCTCCCGCTGAAGAAGCGCATCCGCGCCGTGGTCAGCGACCCGATCTTCTACCGCCAGCTCCAGGCTGCGAAGTTCTCCGACCCAGTGCTGGCGCGCCGCCGCGAGCTTTTCCTGCGCGAAGCCGTCTACACCAACATCTTCGCCGACCCGCAGTTGGCGGCGCTGGTCGAGGGCATCGAGCGTGACGAGGACGCTCTCCGCTACCGTGTGGGCTCGAAGCGCCTGACCCGCGCCGAGCTCAACAACACCCTCGCCCACTCCCCCGACCGCAAATTGCGCCGACAGTGCTGGGAGGCGCGCTCGCAGGTCACCGCCGTCACCGGACGCCGCATCCAGCGCGCCATGCGCATGCGCATCGCCTTGGCCCGCCGTCATGCCCACCGTCCCTTCCCCGAATTTATGCTGGAGTACAAGGGCATCGGCAACCAGAAGGCGCTGCTCGATTCCTTCGAGCAGATCCGAATCCAGACCGAAGCTCCCTACCGGCAACTGCTGGAACGCATCCGCGCGGAGCTAAAAGTCGAGAAGGTCGAGCCCTGGGACCTGGATTATTTCTTCTCCACCCTGACCGGCGACTTTGAGCAGAAACTGTTCATCCCCGAGGCCACCTGGCCGCAGATCAAACAGGCGGGCTCTTCGCTGGGCTACGACTTCGACCGCCTGCCCGTGGAGGTGAAGATCGCCGACATCACCTTCGGCGGCGGAACTTATCCAATCTTTTACGGCAAAGAGGTGAAGATCCTGGTGAACAAGTACACCGGGCTGCGCTTCACCGACACTTTGCTGCACGAATCCGGGCACGGGCTGCACTACAGCTTTAGCAACGAGTCTTCGTTCATCCTGCGCAGCACCTACGCCGAGCCCTTCGACGAAGGCCTGGGACAGGTGATGGCGCTCATGCTCTACCGCACCGAGGTGGCCACGCGCTACTTCGGGCTCTCGCCGGAGCAGGCGCGGCTGGTCCAGGAGCGTTACCGGCTGAAGAACCTGCTCGACCTGCGCGAGACCATCGCCGATTCCGTCTTCGAGTTCGAGGCCTACGCCAACCCCGACCAGGACTTGGACGCGCTCTACAACCGCATCTACTCTCGCTACATCGGAGTGGAGATGCACGGCACGCGTCCCTGGGCCTTCGATCCGTTCTACTCCACCGGCCCCATTTATCTGCAGAGCTACGTACTGGCGGAGATGGTGGGCTGGCAGGTCCACCACGCGCTCGACCAGAAGTTCGGCCGCAACTGGGACGCA